The Scophthalmus maximus strain ysfricsl-2021 chromosome 7, ASM2237912v1, whole genome shotgun sequence genome includes a window with the following:
- the sv2 gene encoding synaptic vesicle glycoprotein 2B isoform X2 — protein sequence MARDAGGSAQRRLTYEEAMEEAGFGLFHWLLLVVCGWANASDAVEVLCVSFLLPTARCDLLLTSSDMGLLTASIFLGMMVGGYVWGYLADQRGRCRILVVSLTVNGVFGGLASAAPWFWLLLLLRFISGIGVGGSIPVIFSYFSEFMPRLRRGTMISALATFWMAGNILAAGLAWLVIPRTWAHFSLGSLDFQSWRLFVVLCSIPSLTSALLFRLLMPESPKFLMEAGREKEAIHVFRLMFELNMRGKGKSFPEFGLHTSSKGRGELEETKTLGSCRERLANILKKGLVPIKQMFNGSLKARSIPLLIIFYCISFSYYGLWMWFPELFERVEDGGSPCANVSLLSPLHNQSCYPVKTAVYMEGFIIAVSNLPGNIFTILMMESTGGKSLLCCSLVVSSLSVFLIYMVQTKTQSLILSCIFSCVSVIAWNALDVVGTELYPTHLRSSALGFFAGIGRVAAIMGNVVFGKLVDTNCAVPVLLVSALLLTGGLVALKLPQSRQTELT from the exons ATGGCGCGGGACGCCGGGGGGAGTGCACAGAGAAGATTAACATACGAGGAAGCAATGGAGGAAGCAG gttttggtttgtttcactGGCTGCTGTTGGTGGTTTGTGGTTGGGCCAACGCCAGTGATGCTGTGGAGGTcctttgtgtgtcttttctcCTGCCAACGGCTCGCTGTGATCTGCTGCTGACCTCTTCAGACATGGGCCTGCTCACTGCCAGCATTTTCCTAG GAATGATGGTGGGTGGCTACGTGTGGGGATACCTGGCCGACCAGCGGGGGCGTTGCAGGATCCTGGTTGTATCCCTGACAGTGAATGGGGTGTTCGGAGGTCTGGCCAGCGCGGCTCCATGGTTctggctcctcctgctgctgcgctTCATCAGTGGCATCGG GGTCGGCGGGTCAATCCCTGTCATCTTCTCGTACTTCTCAGAGTTCATGCCCCGGCTGCGCAGAGGTACGATGATCAGCGCTCTGGCCACCTTCTGGATGGCAGGAAACATCCTGGCTGCAG GTCTGGCCTGGCTGGTGATTCCCAGAACCTGGGCACATTTTTCTCTTGGCAGTCTAGACTTCCAGAGCTGGAGACTGTTTGTGGTGCTCTGCTCCATTCCCAGCCTCACCTCAGCCCTCCTCTTCAGACTGCTCATGCCCGAAAGCCCCAAGTTCCTCATGGAG GCTGGTCGGGAGAAGGAAGCCATCCATGTTTTCAGATTGATGTTTGAGTTGAACATGAGGGGGAAAGGAAAATCGTTCCCG GAATTTGGTTTGCACACAAGCTCCAAGGGAAGAGGAGAACTGGAGGAGACCAAAACTTTGGGTTCGTGTCGAGAGCGACTTgccaatattttaaaaaag GGCCTGGTGCCcattaaacaaatgtttaatgGTTCCCTCAAAGCCAGGAGCATCCCTCTGCTCATCATCTTCTACTGCATCTCCTTCAG TTACTACGGGCTGTGGATGTGGTTCCCGGAGCTGTTTGAGAGAGTCGAGGACGGCGGTTCGCCCTGTGCCAACGtgtccctcctgtctcctcttcacAATCAAAGTTGCTACCCGGTCAAGACAGCAG TGTATATGGAGGGCTTCATCATCGCTGTATCAAACCTGCCTGGCAACATCTTCACCATCCTGATGATGGAAAGCACCGGAGGAAAGTCACTACTGT GCTGCAGCCTGGTGGTGTCTAGCCTCAGTGTCTTCCTCATCTATATGGTCCAAACCAAAACCCAGAGTCTGATCCTCTCCTGCATCTTCAGCTGCGTGTCCGTGATCGCCTGGAACGCCCTGGACGTGGTGGGAACAGAGCTCTACCCGACACATCTACG gtCCTCTGCTCTCGGGTTCTTCGCCGGCATAGGCCGAGTGGCAGCGATCATGGGTAACGTAGTCTTTGGAAAGTTGGTGGACACGAACTGTGCCGTGCCGGTGCTGCTggtctctgctctgctgctgaccGGAGGACTGGTGGCTCTGAAGCTCCCACAAAGCAGGCAGACGGAGCTCACCTGA
- the sv2 gene encoding synaptic vesicle glycoprotein 2B isoform X1: MSRHTRSGDAEARRPLLVTGGHLEPSEVDSDGEGEIIFDRSTSDMARDAGGSAQRRLTYEEAMEEAGFGLFHWLLLVVCGWANASDAVEVLCVSFLLPTARCDLLLTSSDMGLLTASIFLGMMVGGYVWGYLADQRGRCRILVVSLTVNGVFGGLASAAPWFWLLLLLRFISGIGVGGSIPVIFSYFSEFMPRLRRGTMISALATFWMAGNILAAGLAWLVIPRTWAHFSLGSLDFQSWRLFVVLCSIPSLTSALLFRLLMPESPKFLMEAGREKEAIHVFRLMFELNMRGKGKSFPEFGLHTSSKGRGELEETKTLGSCRERLANILKKGLVPIKQMFNGSLKARSIPLLIIFYCISFSYYGLWMWFPELFERVEDGGSPCANVSLLSPLHNQSCYPVKTAVYMEGFIIAVSNLPGNIFTILMMESTGGKSLLCCSLVVSSLSVFLIYMVQTKTQSLILSCIFSCVSVIAWNALDVVGTELYPTHLRSSALGFFAGIGRVAAIMGNVVFGKLVDTNCAVPVLLVSALLLTGGLVALKLPQSRQTELT; encoded by the exons GTGAAATCATTTTTGACAGGAGCACGTCAGACATGGCGCGGGACGCCGGGGGGAGTGCACAGAGAAGATTAACATACGAGGAAGCAATGGAGGAAGCAG gttttggtttgtttcactGGCTGCTGTTGGTGGTTTGTGGTTGGGCCAACGCCAGTGATGCTGTGGAGGTcctttgtgtgtcttttctcCTGCCAACGGCTCGCTGTGATCTGCTGCTGACCTCTTCAGACATGGGCCTGCTCACTGCCAGCATTTTCCTAG GAATGATGGTGGGTGGCTACGTGTGGGGATACCTGGCCGACCAGCGGGGGCGTTGCAGGATCCTGGTTGTATCCCTGACAGTGAATGGGGTGTTCGGAGGTCTGGCCAGCGCGGCTCCATGGTTctggctcctcctgctgctgcgctTCATCAGTGGCATCGG GGTCGGCGGGTCAATCCCTGTCATCTTCTCGTACTTCTCAGAGTTCATGCCCCGGCTGCGCAGAGGTACGATGATCAGCGCTCTGGCCACCTTCTGGATGGCAGGAAACATCCTGGCTGCAG GTCTGGCCTGGCTGGTGATTCCCAGAACCTGGGCACATTTTTCTCTTGGCAGTCTAGACTTCCAGAGCTGGAGACTGTTTGTGGTGCTCTGCTCCATTCCCAGCCTCACCTCAGCCCTCCTCTTCAGACTGCTCATGCCCGAAAGCCCCAAGTTCCTCATGGAG GCTGGTCGGGAGAAGGAAGCCATCCATGTTTTCAGATTGATGTTTGAGTTGAACATGAGGGGGAAAGGAAAATCGTTCCCG GAATTTGGTTTGCACACAAGCTCCAAGGGAAGAGGAGAACTGGAGGAGACCAAAACTTTGGGTTCGTGTCGAGAGCGACTTgccaatattttaaaaaag GGCCTGGTGCCcattaaacaaatgtttaatgGTTCCCTCAAAGCCAGGAGCATCCCTCTGCTCATCATCTTCTACTGCATCTCCTTCAG TTACTACGGGCTGTGGATGTGGTTCCCGGAGCTGTTTGAGAGAGTCGAGGACGGCGGTTCGCCCTGTGCCAACGtgtccctcctgtctcctcttcacAATCAAAGTTGCTACCCGGTCAAGACAGCAG TGTATATGGAGGGCTTCATCATCGCTGTATCAAACCTGCCTGGCAACATCTTCACCATCCTGATGATGGAAAGCACCGGAGGAAAGTCACTACTGT GCTGCAGCCTGGTGGTGTCTAGCCTCAGTGTCTTCCTCATCTATATGGTCCAAACCAAAACCCAGAGTCTGATCCTCTCCTGCATCTTCAGCTGCGTGTCCGTGATCGCCTGGAACGCCCTGGACGTGGTGGGAACAGAGCTCTACCCGACACATCTACG gtCCTCTGCTCTCGGGTTCTTCGCCGGCATAGGCCGAGTGGCAGCGATCATGGGTAACGTAGTCTTTGGAAAGTTGGTGGACACGAACTGTGCCGTGCCGGTGCTGCTggtctctgctctgctgctgaccGGAGGACTGGTGGCTCTGAAGCTCCCACAAAGCAGGCAGACGGAGCTCACCTGA